A stretch of the Microcoleus sp. FACHB-672 genome encodes the following:
- a CDS encoding leucine-rich repeat domain-containing protein — MLLKILGKNNSARAKIFQALVSVSIALTLSLEVYRVPASIGQPVPATMFKTFADWCFNQANLSADVKHTVEVLLKEAGTSDCDVANKQLSRQTILILKGQQISNLSPLQSLTNLTNLYLSYNQISDLTPLQSLTNLTHLDLYENQISDLTPLQPLTNLTYLSLSHNQISDITLLKSLTKLTTLSLDFNQISDISSLQFLTNLTGLYLTGNQIKDLSPLKPLENLTALFVSGNQIRDISALQELSNLTILFLSVNKIREIEALQFLTNLTELNLNSNQVKNISALKSLTKLTTVNLRQNRVSEQACPVQPESICKF, encoded by the coding sequence ATGTTACTGAAAATTTTAGGCAAAAATAACTCGGCTCGCGCAAAAATCTTTCAAGCACTCGTTTCTGTGAGTATTGCTCTAACACTCTCTTTAGAAGTTTACAGGGTGCCGGCGTCTATCGGTCAGCCGGTGCCGGCAACGATGTTTAAAACGTTTGCTGATTGGTGCTTCAATCAAGCTAATCTTTCGGCTGATGTAAAACATACGGTTGAGGTGCTATTAAAAGAAGCCGGCACTTCTGATTGTGATGTGGCAAACAAGCAACTTTCAAGACAGACTATTCTTATCCTTAAAGGTCAGCAAATTTCTAATCTTAGCCCCTTGCAATCGCTGACTAATTTAACGAATCTATATCTCAGCTATAATCAAATTTCCGATCTTACACCTCTGCAATCTTTAACCAATCTCACTCATCTAGACCTTTACGAAAATCAAATTTCCGATCTCACGCCCCTGCAACCTTTAACCAATCTCACTTATCTTTCTCTGAGTCATAATCAAATCTCAGATATTACGTTGCTGAAATCGTTGACTAAGTTAACGACACTATCTCTAGATTTTAATCAAATTTCTGATATCAGTTCCTTACAATTTTTGACAAATTTAACAGGACTCTATCTCACCGGCAATCAAATTAAGGATCTCAGTCCGCTGAAGCCGCTAGAAAACTTAACCGCTCTTTTTGTTAGCGGCAATCAAATCAGAGATATTAGCGCTTTGCAAGAATTGAGTAACTTAACGATCCTTTTTCTTAGCGTCAATAAAATTAGAGAAATCGAGGCTCTGCAATTTCTGACGAATTTAACTGAACTTAATTTGAATTCCAATCAAGTTAAAAATATTAGTGCTTTGAAATCTTTAACGAAACTAACAACGGTTAATCTGCGGCAAAACCGAGTTTCTGAACAAGCTTGCCCGGTTCAACCTGAGTCAATTTGTAAGTTTTAG
- a CDS encoding tetratricopeptide repeat protein, which produces MNEERIQAYLALIESLMTCTSGEELEILNAHLDLIDAGLVETMQMVSAKLQEEGNHDAAEFLQEFATQLNAAMGNAAAAAASPEEYFNFLGEILQVVSENPDPQVVYPLLQNNVDKLDGFFAQLLQSWAMSTLPQVDQEEGEGLAGVIGNFSNLIQQFPMGDKGSNLEIAITGYEIAAAVFSPESFPEVWAGTQNNLAVAYSDRPQGDRLENLEQAISCYENALQVYTLDKFPEQWAMAQRNLAIAEDERKVLAGVV; this is translated from the coding sequence ATGAATGAAGAACGCATCCAAGCTTACTTGGCGCTGATCGAATCGCTGATGACTTGTACGAGTGGTGAAGAACTGGAGATTTTGAATGCCCACCTAGACTTGATTGATGCCGGCTTGGTAGAAACGATGCAAATGGTATCGGCAAAGCTGCAAGAGGAGGGCAATCACGATGCTGCGGAGTTCTTGCAGGAGTTCGCAACTCAGCTAAATGCGGCGATGGGTAACGCAGCCGCCGCCGCAGCTAGTCCAGAGGAGTATTTCAATTTCTTGGGTGAAATCTTGCAAGTCGTGTCAGAAAATCCTGATCCGCAAGTAGTTTACCCCCTGCTGCAAAATAATGTAGATAAGCTGGATGGATTTTTCGCGCAATTGCTGCAAAGCTGGGCAATGTCAACGCTGCCGCAGGTGGATCAAGAAGAAGGCGAAGGACTTGCCGGCGTGATTGGCAATTTTAGCAATCTGATTCAGCAATTCCCAATGGGTGATAAGGGCAGTAATTTAGAGATTGCTATCACCGGCTACGAAATTGCGGCTGCTGTGTTTAGCCCGGAAAGCTTCCCAGAAGTGTGGGCTGGCACCCAAAATAATTTAGCGGTGGCTTACAGTGATCGCCCTCAAGGTGATCGGCTGGAGAATTTAGAGCAAGCCATTAGTTGCTATGAAAATGCCTTGCAGGTTTATACCTTGGATAAATTCCCAGAACAGTGGGCAATGGCTCAGCGGAATTTGGCCATCGCTGAGGATGAGCGCAAAGTTCTTGCCGGCGTGGTTTAA
- a CDS encoding esterase/lipase family protein, with translation MPLPTVILPGYFAGAAEYRELQQSLVELGFPAVTVPVRRRDWLPTVGGRSIVPILRLLDRTVKQVLQEYNASQVNLIGHSAAGWISRIYLGEKPYIIHGDVMEDAGLWFAHPSVTTLVTLGTPQYSLYERWTRKNLDFVNNNYPGAFHPNVRYICVAGKAIFGARRPGQLLAYNSYKLTCGIGNTWGDGITPVEAAHLEGAENLVLEGVTHSPRRVGLWYGSSEVLPAWVPYLK, from the coding sequence ATGCCATTACCAACTGTTATTTTACCGGGTTATTTTGCTGGCGCTGCTGAATATCGCGAATTACAACAATCTTTGGTGGAGTTGGGTTTCCCTGCAGTGACGGTGCCGGTGCGCCGGCGGGATTGGTTACCAACGGTGGGGGGACGGTCAATTGTTCCTATTTTGCGCCTCCTAGATCGCACAGTCAAACAAGTTTTACAAGAATACAATGCTTCTCAAGTTAACTTAATAGGTCACTCTGCTGCCGGCTGGATCTCGCGCATTTATTTAGGAGAAAAACCTTACATCATTCATGGAGATGTGATGGAAGATGCCGGTTTGTGGTTCGCCCATCCATCGGTGACGACGTTGGTGACGCTGGGAACTCCTCAATACAGTTTATATGAACGTTGGACGCGCAAGAATCTAGATTTTGTCAATAATAACTATCCGGGCGCGTTTCATCCGAACGTGCGTTATATCTGTGTTGCCGGCAAGGCGATTTTTGGAGCGCGGCGTCCGGGGCAATTGTTGGCTTACAACAGTTATAAATTGACTTGTGGAATCGGCAATACTTGGGGAGATGGAATAACGCCGGTTGAGGCCGCACATCTGGAGGGTGCGGAAAACCTGGTGTTAGAAGGGGTGACGCACTCTCCAAGGCGTGTTGGTTTGTGGTACGGTTCCTCAGAGGTTTTGCCGGCTTGGGTGCCCTATTTAAAGTAA
- a CDS encoding TonB family protein — MENASPLNSLRTTLLEPTWLAIFASVGIHALLAVGWPMLPMSSKTVKPASTINVIQLTPQEQRLLPDLSTRSQITLPPIPSPINSLPPLPALPGEGQLPKLPPLDNQITAYNFPPLPPPNAFPKLTDLPPPISLPDLYSAIPPTSLPDWSNLTSPADIPDWSNLPPNNTVQGSLKQPPAMAYPNWDRLPAPPPLTSFNPPPTSGGTLPNPGLQAGLSPLDQMLPADQPDNPQAREVQQKVAQTLEKRQQIARRQQQQEQAARKTDATGATALAKPGTPNSSSLTPEQQRRAQEERIAAMMRQRQQQQQAAATATGSISENDQLRLRATEAYTVYFAQVQKANPDAVMASPQSIPAPYPKEAGSPQKEAAALVAVTVNPQGKVVEAQLLTKTGNEVLDKAAINAVMQAQYDPTEKPVVYQLVVQFQTGNSPQNAAPATEKPAQNQQPTPEKPATEKPAQNQQPTPEKPATEKPAPELIPEQPVPAPTQPEQSAPTPEKPAAEQLEKQAPTPGAGASDLIPEQPAPAPESGAPAQNPDKSTSVPKKPTVNQTSKESSAVPQQPAATPTQAATPAPQQPAATPTQAATPAPQQPAPELIPEKSPLRKESALPSVP; from the coding sequence ATGGAAAACGCCTCCCCCTTGAATAGCCTGCGAACAACACTGTTGGAGCCAACTTGGTTGGCCATCTTCGCCTCAGTGGGCATCCATGCACTTCTCGCTGTTGGTTGGCCTATGTTGCCGATGTCTTCCAAGACAGTTAAGCCGGCCTCAACAATTAATGTTATTCAATTAACTCCCCAAGAACAGCGTCTCCTGCCGGACTTGTCAACAAGATCGCAAATTACGCTACCACCGATTCCTTCGCCGATTAATTCACTGCCGCCTCTGCCGGCGCTGCCAGGAGAAGGTCAACTGCCCAAGCTGCCGCCCCTAGATAATCAAATAACCGCTTATAATTTTCCTCCCCTGCCGCCGCCCAACGCCTTTCCTAAATTGACCGATCTGCCGCCGCCCATTTCCTTACCAGATTTATATAGCGCCATACCTCCCACTTCCCTCCCAGATTGGTCAAACCTGACATCCCCCGCCGATATCCCCGATTGGTCAAACCTGCCACCGAACAACACGGTGCAAGGTTCCCTCAAGCAACCGCCGGCAATGGCCTATCCGAACTGGGATCGCCTGCCGGCACCGCCGCCATTGACAAGTTTTAACCCCCCTCCAACATCAGGTGGGACATTGCCGAATCCGGGTTTGCAGGCAGGGCTATCGCCCCTTGATCAAATGCTGCCGGCTGATCAACCGGATAACCCCCAAGCAAGGGAAGTTCAACAAAAGGTTGCACAGACCTTGGAGAAACGACAGCAAATCGCACGGCGGCAACAGCAACAGGAACAAGCTGCCCGTAAAACAGATGCGACTGGGGCAACGGCATTAGCAAAACCAGGCACTCCAAATTCCAGTTCACTCACCCCTGAGCAACAACGCAGGGCACAAGAGGAAAGAATCGCGGCAATGATGCGGCAGAGGCAGCAACAGCAACAAGCCGCCGCAACTGCCACCGGCTCGATTTCAGAGAATGACCAACTGAGGCTGAGGGCGACAGAAGCCTATACCGTCTACTTTGCCCAAGTACAAAAGGCAAATCCTGATGCGGTGATGGCAAGCCCCCAATCAATACCGGCCCCCTATCCAAAAGAGGCCGGTTCACCGCAAAAAGAAGCGGCTGCTTTAGTGGCGGTGACGGTGAACCCCCAAGGCAAAGTTGTTGAAGCACAGCTGTTAACGAAAACAGGGAATGAAGTGCTGGACAAGGCAGCGATAAATGCGGTGATGCAGGCTCAGTATGATCCCACTGAAAAGCCGGTGGTTTACCAGTTAGTTGTCCAGTTCCAAACCGGCAACTCACCCCAGAATGCAGCACCGGCAACAGAAAAGCCGGCACAAAACCAGCAGCCAACGCCGGAAAAACCGGCAACCGAAAAGCCAGCACAAAACCAGCAGCCAACGCCGGAAAAACCGGCAACCGAAAAGCCAGCACCTGAGCTGATCCCCGAACAGCCGGTGCCGGCACCCACTCAGCCGGAACAGTCTGCACCAACTCCAGAAAAGCCGGCAGCCGAACAGCTTGAAAAACAGGCACCGACACCAGGCGCAGGAGCATCTGACCTGATCCCCGAACAGCCGGCACCGGCACCAGAAAGCGGGGCACCGGCTCAGAACCCCGACAAGTCCACATCTGTCCCTAAAAAGCCGACAGTGAATCAGACTTCTAAAGAGTCATCCGCTGTCCCACAACAGCCGGCAGCAACTCCAACACAGGCTGCAACACCAGCTCCACAACAGCCGGCAGCGACTCCAACACAGGCTGCAACACCGGCTCCACAACAGCCGGCACCTGAGCTGATCCCCGAAAAGTCTCCGCTTAGAAAGGAATCTGCACTTCCCTCAGTGCCTTAA
- a CDS encoding NUDIX hydrolase, producing MLREPIPTKYSAIVIVRLEQRFLLVQECNYDQPWYFPAGRIEPGETWIEAAQRETLEEAGIPVILEGIIRIEYTPVDGISARVRVFFVARPQNNTSPKTIADEESLGAAWFTLEELEKLPLREQDVREICHYVAGGGIIYPLELVTLKGAPFRK from the coding sequence ATGCTGCGTGAACCAATTCCGACTAAGTATTCTGCAATCGTTATTGTTCGGTTAGAACAGCGATTTTTGTTAGTTCAAGAATGTAATTACGATCAGCCCTGGTATTTCCCAGCTGGCAGAATTGAGCCAGGAGAAACTTGGATAGAGGCGGCACAGCGGGAAACATTAGAGGAAGCCGGAATTCCTGTGATTCTTGAAGGAATTATTCGCATTGAATATACGCCTGTGGATGGAATATCGGCTCGTGTTCGAGTGTTTTTTGTCGCACGTCCGCAAAATAACACATCCCCAAAAACAATAGCAGATGAAGAATCTTTAGGGGCAGCCTGGTTTACGTTAGAAGAATTAGAGAAGCTACCGCTTCGCGAACAAGATGTTCGAGAAATCTGTCATTATGTAGCCGGCGGTGGGATAATTTACCCGCTTGAGCTGGTAACTTTAAAGGGAGCGCCCTTTAGAAAATAA
- a CDS encoding cupin, with protein sequence MESHDWLVTDSGQCQACVLLSESEWPTNTYRLYRFLTEVEDILLEVQEDRRRLQAIRPLVRRLLTSSYWLQCTYLEPSPETGWSVLKLYEEPNFPLCVQIVSWLPGKVSAIHHHGTWAMVALISGQEKNTFWQRTGEAEFPNRVQRVGERILEGGDILCFTSNVIHCVEAFGDEPAVSFHISGKPEKYSPLKFEPVSSTAKIL encoded by the coding sequence ATGGAAAGTCATGATTGGTTAGTCACCGATAGCGGGCAGTGTCAAGCTTGTGTGTTGCTGAGCGAGAGTGAGTGGCCAACCAACACTTACCGGCTCTATCGGTTTCTGACAGAGGTGGAAGATATTCTGTTGGAGGTACAAGAAGATCGCCGGCGTCTCCAAGCAATTCGCCCATTGGTGCGCCGGTTGCTCACGAGTTCCTATTGGCTGCAATGTACTTATCTTGAACCTTCCCCGGAAACGGGATGGTCGGTTTTAAAGCTTTACGAGGAGCCAAATTTTCCCCTATGTGTGCAAATTGTATCTTGGCTGCCTGGAAAAGTTTCGGCGATTCACCATCATGGGACTTGGGCAATGGTGGCGCTAATTAGTGGTCAGGAGAAAAATACGTTTTGGCAAAGAACCGGCGAGGCTGAATTTCCAAATCGAGTTCAACGGGTTGGTGAACGCATTTTGGAGGGTGGGGATATTCTGTGTTTTACGTCTAATGTTATTCATTGTGTTGAAGCTTTCGGTGATGAGCCGGCGGTGAGTTTTCATATTTCTGGGAAACCGGAAAAATATTCACCGTTGAAGTTTGAGCCGGTGAGTTCTACAGCTAAAATTTTGTAA
- a CDS encoding glutathione S-transferase family protein codes for MARTLYYAQRSPYARKVRILLAEKNLPCELKETDIANKSPEFLKISPIGKVPVFVEEDGTTLWDSTLIVEYLDETYPEPSFYPNDRAQRLQCRQWEELADTLGDNIVGLWYQKRKGDKADAGDQAKYQAAIDRLLPILEQQLSNSPFLLGTTWTAADIAALSALGYYTLRFGEEWQRQHPQLEQWFKTLHQRASVNSTVPQG; via the coding sequence ATGGCTAGAACCTTATACTACGCTCAGAGATCGCCTTACGCTCGGAAGGTGCGGATCTTGCTGGCAGAGAAAAATTTGCCTTGTGAACTCAAGGAAACCGATATTGCGAATAAATCACCCGAATTCCTAAAAATTTCTCCGATTGGCAAAGTCCCAGTCTTCGTAGAAGAAGATGGCACCACCCTTTGGGACTCTACATTGATTGTGGAGTATCTTGACGAAACTTATCCAGAGCCGAGTTTTTACCCCAATGATCGCGCTCAACGCCTCCAATGCCGGCAGTGGGAAGAACTAGCCGATACTCTAGGGGATAATATTGTTGGCCTGTGGTATCAGAAGCGTAAAGGCGACAAGGCAGACGCCGGCGATCAGGCAAAGTATCAAGCGGCGATTGACCGGCTCTTACCTATCCTAGAACAGCAACTCAGTAACTCCCCGTTCCTCCTTGGGACAACTTGGACGGCTGCAGATATTGCTGCGCTTTCTGCCCTCGGCTACTATACCCTGCGATTTGGGGAAGAGTGGCAGCGGCAGCACCCACAGCTGGAACAATGGTTTAAAACTCTCCACCAACGCGCATCAGTAAACTCAACAGTTCCGCAAGGATAA
- a CDS encoding ATP-binding protein, with the protein MVLDNLGSWWKSHLRKKPEKQEQPLKQAQLSVLTELNSLAEVLQWFEQFKLALLPCNVWWQCQTALAEGLTNAVRHAHRNLPQTTPIEIEVKLFPHRMEMRIWDQGQPFDLEKRLHENLALFRPGDPDPHGNGLIFMYKLMDELSYTRTPDERNCLLMQKNISK; encoded by the coding sequence ATGGTGTTAGACAACCTTGGCAGCTGGTGGAAATCCCACCTGAGAAAAAAACCAGAGAAACAAGAACAACCCCTCAAACAAGCGCAGCTTTCCGTATTGACGGAACTGAATTCTCTAGCCGAAGTTTTGCAATGGTTTGAGCAGTTTAAGCTGGCGCTGCTACCCTGTAACGTTTGGTGGCAATGCCAAACAGCCCTTGCAGAAGGCTTGACGAACGCGGTGCGCCATGCCCACCGAAACTTGCCTCAGACGACCCCAATTGAGATTGAGGTCAAACTTTTTCCACACAGAATGGAAATGCGAATTTGGGATCAAGGTCAACCGTTCGACCTAGAAAAAAGGTTGCACGAAAACCTAGCGCTCTTTCGCCCTGGCGATCCCGACCCGCATGGCAATGGATTGATCTTTATGTACAAGCTAATGGATGAGCTTTCGTATACGCGAACACCAGACGAGCGCAATTGTTTGCTGATGCAAAAGAACATTAGCAAATAA
- a CDS encoding ABA4-like family protein, with protein sequence MTIEQLFTGANLFVLPFWTLMILLPNWGITRKIMQSLIPFVILAALYLFLLSGTITSESAQALSNPKLADIARFFAEERAAATGWVHFLVMDLFVGRWIYLEGQRTGTWTIHSIALCLFAGPLGLLSHILTAWVSQKFFPQPQTEPTPTTP encoded by the coding sequence ATGACAATCGAACAACTATTCACCGGCGCTAATTTATTCGTCTTACCCTTTTGGACATTAATGATTTTATTGCCCAACTGGGGGATCACCCGAAAGATTATGCAATCCCTAATACCTTTTGTGATCTTAGCCGCGCTGTACTTATTTTTGCTCAGCGGCACCATCACATCTGAATCTGCTCAAGCATTATCCAATCCAAAATTAGCAGATATCGCCCGCTTCTTCGCTGAAGAAAGAGCCGCAGCAACCGGCTGGGTACATTTTCTAGTAATGGATCTATTTGTAGGTCGTTGGATCTACCTAGAAGGACAACGCACCGGCACCTGGACAATTCATTCTATCGCCCTCTGCTTGTTTGCCGGCCCGTTAGGCTTGCTCTCCCATATTCTCACCGCTTGGGTAAGTCAGAAATTCTTCCCACAACCTCAAACAGAACCAACACCAACAACACCCTAA
- a CDS encoding anti-sigma factor antagonist (This anti-anti-sigma factor, or anti-sigma factor antagonist, belongs to a family that includes characterized members SpoIIAA, RsbV, RsfA, and RsfB.), with protein MVSQPSDADFRVTVTNEIPLVQLPARLSVLEAVAFKQTCQQLCQQSPIPSKIILDFSQTHFMDSSGVGALVNNVRITQQQGIELVLQTVQPQVMAVLSITGLDQVLKIEPATETTATTNSARRVQNQLPTTHPSVRSWVKRLIDVVGALVGLVLTAILLIPIGIAIKLDDPGPIFFSQIRCGWMGRRFRLWKLRSMCVNAEALKSQVANQVEGPLFKNDNDPRITRVGRFLRRTSLDELPQFWNVLRGEMSLVGTRPPTPDEVERYEVPEWQRLDVKPGMTGEWQVKGRSRISKFEDVIRLDLQYQKNWSLIYDLKLIIQTVLVLFNKNSGAM; from the coding sequence ATGGTTAGCCAACCCTCAGACGCAGACTTTCGGGTTACAGTCACTAACGAAATTCCCTTGGTTCAGCTGCCTGCTCGCCTCAGCGTGCTAGAAGCAGTCGCCTTTAAGCAAACCTGCCAACAGCTTTGCCAGCAAAGCCCCATTCCCAGCAAAATCATCCTTGATTTTAGCCAAACCCACTTTATGGACAGCAGTGGGGTAGGGGCTTTGGTCAATAATGTGCGAATCACCCAACAGCAGGGAATTGAATTGGTGCTGCAAACTGTCCAGCCCCAAGTCATGGCAGTCCTGTCCATAACTGGACTCGATCAAGTTTTAAAAATTGAACCCGCAACGGAAACAACGGCGACAACCAATAGCGCCCGTCGCGTCCAAAATCAGCTACCGACGACCCATCCCTCGGTACGATCATGGGTCAAACGCTTGATAGACGTGGTGGGGGCTTTGGTAGGTTTGGTTCTGACGGCAATTTTGCTGATCCCCATTGGGATTGCCATCAAACTGGACGATCCTGGCCCGATTTTCTTCAGTCAAATCCGCTGCGGTTGGATGGGCCGGCGGTTTCGGTTGTGGAAACTGCGCTCCATGTGCGTCAATGCAGAAGCGCTGAAGTCACAAGTCGCCAACCAAGTAGAAGGCCCATTATTTAAAAACGACAACGATCCCCGGATCACGCGAGTAGGCCGGTTTCTGCGGCGAACCAGTTTGGATGAGTTGCCGCAGTTTTGGAACGTGCTCAGAGGGGAAATGAGTTTAGTTGGCACCCGCCCCCCGACCCCAGATGAAGTAGAGCGTTACGAAGTGCCAGAATGGCAGCGCTTAGATGTCAAACCCGGCATGACCGGCGAATGGCAAGTAAAGGGCCGGTCTCGCATCAGCAAATTTGAGGACGTGATCCGCCTGGATTTGCAATATCAAAAGAATTGGAGCCTTATATATGACTTAAAATTAATTATCCAAACTGTTCTGGTCCTGTTTAATAAAAACAGCGGTGCGATGTGA
- a CDS encoding dihydrolipoyl dehydrogenase family protein, with product MAVEYDLVIIGGGSGGLVVASAAAQLKAKVVLVERDRLGGDCLWVGCVPSKSLIHASRIAYEVKNAERFGISYQDPQIDFAKANRHVQHVISTIEPNDSSARFESLGVEVIFGAGQFLDGQTFEVNGRKLRARAFVIATGSKPALLPVPGLQQAGYLTNEQVFSVQQRPESLAVIGGGPIGCELGQAFSRLGSQVTLIASKDRILPKEDPEAAAAVQAQFESEGIRVLTNTRVDRVEVLEGEKVLWMGNQKIVAAEILVAAGRVANVESLNLEAAGVEAGKQGIQVNGKLQTTNPRIYACGDVIGGYQFTHVASYEASVVLKNALFFPLTKANYRVIPWATFTDPELARVGLTEEAARNRYGDRILVLKQEFASVDRAQAEAATGGFAKIITKGNGEILGAHIVGPSAGELIHEVVLAMSNRLKVSALTGMIHIYPTLAEVNSKAALQLTKQKYAKNSRLQSILEKFFQLRRSF from the coding sequence GTGGCAGTTGAATACGATTTAGTCATCATCGGCGGTGGATCTGGGGGTTTAGTCGTCGCTAGTGCGGCAGCGCAACTGAAAGCAAAAGTAGTCTTGGTAGAACGGGATCGCTTGGGAGGGGACTGTCTTTGGGTGGGTTGCGTACCCAGCAAATCCCTGATTCACGCCTCTCGTATCGCCTATGAAGTCAAAAATGCTGAGCGTTTTGGCATTTCCTACCAAGATCCCCAAATTGATTTTGCCAAAGCCAATCGGCACGTTCAGCACGTCATCTCCACCATTGAACCCAATGACTCATCGGCACGATTTGAAAGCTTAGGCGTTGAAGTCATCTTTGGAGCGGGCCAATTCCTTGACGGGCAGACTTTTGAGGTAAATGGCCGAAAACTCCGCGCCAGAGCATTTGTGATTGCCACCGGCTCAAAACCGGCACTTCTCCCTGTACCGGGACTGCAACAAGCCGGTTATTTAACCAACGAGCAAGTTTTCTCTGTGCAACAGCGTCCAGAATCCCTTGCCGTCATCGGTGGGGGGCCAATTGGCTGCGAATTGGGTCAAGCATTCTCCCGCTTAGGTTCGCAGGTGACGCTGATCGCCAGCAAAGATCGCATTTTACCCAAAGAAGACCCGGAAGCTGCGGCTGCGGTGCAAGCCCAGTTTGAATCTGAAGGCATTCGAGTGCTAACGAACACACGAGTAGATCGGGTGGAAGTGCTGGAGGGTGAAAAAGTTCTGTGGATGGGAAACCAGAAAATTGTCGCGGCTGAAATTTTGGTGGCTGCCGGTCGAGTTGCGAATGTAGAATCTCTGAATTTGGAAGCTGCCGGTGTGGAAGCCGGTAAACAGGGAATTCAGGTAAACGGCAAACTGCAAACAACCAATCCCCGCATTTATGCCTGTGGGGATGTGATCGGCGGCTACCAATTTACCCACGTTGCCAGCTATGAAGCCAGTGTGGTGCTGAAAAATGCTTTATTCTTTCCCCTAACTAAAGCGAATTATCGGGTGATTCCCTGGGCAACCTTTACCGATCCTGAACTTGCTAGGGTCGGATTGACAGAGGAAGCAGCGAGAAACCGTTACGGGGATCGCATTCTGGTACTTAAACAGGAATTTGCCTCTGTAGATCGCGCTCAAGCAGAAGCAGCGACAGGTGGATTTGCTAAAATTATTACTAAAGGTAACGGAGAAATTCTCGGCGCTCATATCGTTGGCCCTTCTGCCGGCGAGTTAATTCACGAGGTCGTTTTGGCGATGTCCAACCGGCTCAAGGTATCGGCCCTCACGGGCATGATTCACATCTACCCCACCCTGGCAGAAGTTAACAGTAAAGCGGCTTTGCAGCTCACCAAGCAAAAATATGCCAAAAATAGCCGGTTGCAGAGCATTCTAGAGAAGTTCTTCCAATTGCGCCGATCCTTCTAA
- a CDS encoding precorrin-2 C(20)-methyltransferase, with the protein MKTEITVQTGILYGIGVGPGDPELITVKGMRLLERVPVVAFPAGIHGKPGIAQDIVAEWLRPQQVQLALNFPYVQDEEILTQAWQQSAETVWQYLQQGQDVAFVSEGDVSFYSTFTYLSQTLQHLHPEAVVQTIPGISSPMAAAAALGLPLTIRGQRLVVLPALYNITELETALNWADVVVLMKLSSVYEQVWALLHRHNLLTNTWVVERATLPDQVIYTDLRDRPHLKLPYFSLMIVQVSGTKPIRFEDSNF; encoded by the coding sequence TTGAAAACTGAAATAACTGTGCAAACCGGCATATTATACGGCATTGGCGTTGGCCCAGGCGATCCAGAATTAATCACGGTCAAAGGAATGCGGCTGCTGGAAAGGGTGCCGGTGGTGGCATTTCCAGCCGGCATTCACGGCAAACCGGGAATCGCCCAAGACATTGTGGCTGAATGGTTGCGTCCCCAACAAGTGCAACTGGCGTTAAACTTTCCATACGTGCAAGATGAGGAAATCTTGACACAAGCGTGGCAGCAGTCAGCGGAAACAGTTTGGCAATATTTGCAGCAGGGACAAGATGTGGCGTTTGTCTCTGAGGGAGATGTGAGCTTTTACAGCACGTTTACCTATTTATCGCAAACACTACAACATTTGCACCCAGAAGCTGTGGTGCAGACAATCCCCGGAATTAGTTCACCAATGGCAGCAGCAGCAGCTTTAGGATTACCCCTAACCATTCGTGGTCAACGCCTTGTCGTGTTGCCGGCACTTTATAACATCACTGAACTGGAAACAGCGTTAAATTGGGCAGATGTTGTGGTGCTAATGAAGCTGAGTTCGGTTTATGAACAAGTTTGGGCACTATTACACCGGCATAACTTACTAACCAATACTTGGGTGGTGGAACGCGCTACCTTACCAGACCAAGTGATCTATACTGACTTGCGAGATCGTCCCCACTTAAAGTTGCCTTATTTCTCGCTAATGATTGTACAAGTGTCTGGAACGAAGCCTATCAGATTCGAGGATAGCAACTTTTAA